A section of the Citrobacter farmeri genome encodes:
- a CDS encoding glycosyltransferase family 9 protein, translating into MGLGAFHKKKRYCINKIKINFLSFFFTRKKNDKINADNIKTCLLIHDNNKLGDLIVLSSLYRELSNRGVKLSILTTETGKAFLSGNSRIHQFYIKKSNAISDVLALRKQLSGESFDIVLDPFETMPSFGHSVLLSGVRHSHILGFDKWYKRYYTVYHPHDEMLTAHMCTRASEIMRHFYGDERNEFDVSYDLPLPASVEKDVLDFIGDSPIIIINALGAKKICRLSGEQISTIYSHLCKHYPEYRVIFTGLAEDIRSIPIPGIESLPFKEFIYTVALTKFSQYVISVDTALVHIASAYEIPTLALYPNARQTTYPSHLIWAPNNCNALQIVSPTYTVKDISLDVLTESVEDLLSTRQK; encoded by the coding sequence ATGGGTTTAGGTGCTTTTCATAAGAAAAAAAGATACTGCATTAATAAAATTAAGATTAATTTTTTGTCTTTTTTCTTTACCCGGAAAAAGAATGATAAAATTAATGCAGATAATATTAAAACCTGTTTGTTAATCCATGATAACAACAAGTTAGGTGATTTAATTGTTTTAAGTTCGCTGTATCGTGAGTTGTCTAATCGTGGTGTCAAACTGTCAATTCTAACCACAGAAACGGGAAAAGCATTTCTTTCTGGTAATAGCAGAATACATCAATTTTATATTAAAAAATCAAATGCTATTAGTGATGTACTGGCATTACGTAAACAGCTTTCCGGCGAATCTTTCGATATCGTACTTGACCCTTTTGAAACCATGCCCTCCTTTGGTCATAGCGTGTTGTTGTCTGGTGTCAGACACTCGCATATTCTGGGTTTTGATAAGTGGTATAAACGTTACTACACCGTTTACCATCCACATGACGAGATGTTAACGGCGCACATGTGTACGCGAGCAAGTGAGATAATGCGTCATTTTTATGGCGATGAGCGTAATGAATTTGATGTCAGTTATGATTTACCGTTGCCAGCGTCGGTTGAAAAAGACGTTCTGGATTTTATCGGTGACTCCCCAATCATTATTATTAATGCGTTAGGGGCAAAAAAAATCTGTCGATTATCCGGTGAACAGATTAGTACGATTTATTCGCATCTCTGTAAACATTATCCGGAATACCGGGTTATCTTTACCGGCCTGGCCGAAGATATTCGATCTATTCCAATACCGGGCATTGAATCACTGCCCTTTAAAGAATTTATTTATACTGTCGCACTGACAAAATTCAGTCAGTATGTGATCTCCGTGGACACCGCACTGGTCCATATCGCATCGGCATATGAAATTCCCACGCTCGCGCTGTATCCTAATGCGCGACAAACAACCTATCCCTCGCATCTTATCTGGGCACCGAATAACTGCAATGCGTTGCAGATAGTCTCTCCGACGTATACGGTGAAGGATATTAGCCTGGACGTTCTGACCGAATCGGTAGAGGATTTGCTGTCAACGCGTCAGAAGTGA
- the waaZ gene encoding 3-deoxy-D-manno-oct-2-ulosonate III transferase WaaZ — protein MSNVKFITRAGVQQLIDSRTSDNAIIFLSGPTSRGTPLSLLQNNDVITVNGAAEYLLSNSITPFIYVLTDARFLLQRRHDFYQFSRASKFTVVNMDVYEAATDDDKKYMRNHCFILRAFYKREKGGLFKKLKLEILSKWNKNLLIRVPASKRKRLVGFSKDISLGYCSCHTVAYTAMQIAYSLGYDNTICSGLDITGSCARFYDESRNPMPSELSKDLVKILPFFQFMCENVDDFSIYNLSDDTAISYDIIPYIKATDVATLSSKPRIMNNAHDLHDRADSYVS, from the coding sequence ATGAGTAATGTTAAGTTTATAACTCGAGCAGGTGTTCAACAACTTATCGACAGCCGAACATCTGATAACGCGATCATTTTCTTATCGGGACCCACCTCCCGAGGGACTCCGCTATCTCTTTTGCAGAACAATGATGTCATTACCGTTAACGGCGCAGCGGAATACTTGCTCAGTAATAGTATTACTCCCTTCATTTATGTTTTAACAGATGCGCGTTTTTTGCTACAAAGACGTCATGATTTTTATCAATTCAGTCGGGCGAGCAAATTCACTGTCGTCAATATGGATGTTTATGAAGCCGCTACGGACGATGATAAGAAATATATGCGCAATCATTGTTTTATTTTGCGTGCATTTTATAAGCGAGAAAAAGGCGGTTTGTTCAAGAAGCTGAAGCTGGAAATACTTTCAAAATGGAATAAAAATTTATTAATTCGAGTGCCTGCTTCTAAACGTAAAAGACTGGTTGGATTTAGTAAGGATATCAGCTTAGGGTACTGCTCATGCCATACCGTGGCATATACGGCAATGCAGATTGCGTATTCATTAGGTTATGACAATACGATTTGCTCCGGGTTAGATATCACCGGAAGCTGTGCGCGCTTTTATGATGAGAGTCGTAATCCGATGCCTTCTGAATTGAGCAAGGATTTAGTTAAAATCCTGCCGTTTTTCCAGTTTATGTGTGAGAATGTTGATGACTTTAGCATCTACAATCTGTCTGACGATACCGCAATTAGCTACGATATTATTCCCTATATCAAAGCAACGGACGTCGCAACGTTGTCATCCAAACCGCGTATCATGAACAACGCGCATGATCTTCACGATCGTGCTGATTCTTATGTAAGTTAG
- the rfaY gene encoding lipopolysaccharide core heptose(II) kinase RfaY: MITETKIKNYAVFVKQGGEKYIDIFNDFLTHNLKILKVFRSIEDTKVVLIDTDHGKYILKVFHPKVKNTERFFKSLVKGDYYEKLFYQTDRVRQEGFDALNDFYLLAEVKTLRYVHTYIMIIEYIEGIELVDMPVISSEVKEKIKQSIQGLHQHGMVSGDPHKGNFILQNDEIRIIDLSGKRPSRQRMAKDRIDLERHYGIENARKDLGFYLLVYKKKWRNFLRRLKGKSVR, translated from the coding sequence ATGATCACTGAAACAAAAATTAAAAACTATGCTGTATTCGTAAAACAAGGTGGTGAAAAATACATTGATATTTTCAATGATTTTTTAACACACAATCTTAAGATACTAAAAGTCTTTCGTAGTATTGAGGATACCAAGGTCGTGTTAATCGATACTGACCATGGAAAATATATTCTGAAAGTATTTCACCCTAAAGTAAAAAATACTGAGCGATTTTTTAAGTCACTGGTAAAAGGGGATTACTACGAAAAGCTTTTTTATCAGACCGATCGCGTTCGACAGGAAGGGTTTGACGCGTTAAATGATTTTTACTTGCTTGCTGAAGTGAAAACCCTGCGTTATGTGCATACTTACATAATGATTATTGAGTATATTGAGGGTATTGAACTGGTTGATATGCCCGTCATCTCATCCGAAGTGAAAGAGAAGATAAAACAGTCTATTCAGGGGTTACATCAGCATGGTATGGTTTCAGGCGATCCACATAAAGGTAACTTCATATTACAAAATGATGAAATAAGAATAATCGATTTGTCCGGAAAAAGACCTTCCCGACAACGAATGGCTAAAGATCGTATTGATTTAGAACGTCACTATGGTATTGAAAATGCTAGAAAAGACCTGGGTTTTTATCTCCTGGTTTATAAGAAAAAATGGCGAAATTTCTTGCGTCGCTTGAAAGGTAAAAGTGTGCGCTAA
- a CDS encoding glycosyltransferase family 8 protein yields MDSFPEIEIAEYKVFDERYDNNDNTLHISYGIDENYLDGVGVSITSVLIHNDINVDFHIICDKYTQSFVDKIAALTQEHKIKISLYLINVKCLEILPKTQVWSRAMYFRLFAFDYLYHKLDKLLYLDADVICKGPLDDLLNLDLNDNVAAVVKDVDSIQSRVNERLPSFNLQGRYFNSGVVLINLRQWAEHRLTERALSLLTGEDGNAIFFKYPDQDVLNILLRDKVYFLPREYNTIYTIKSELSDKTHEKYLDVIHAETKLIHFTGATKPWHAWANYPSVIYYTNAFIKSPWKDVPAKDARTMVEYKKRYKHLLVQKHYLRGMIAGVTYLYRKILAK; encoded by the coding sequence GTGGACTCATTTCCTGAAATAGAGATAGCAGAATATAAAGTTTTTGATGAGCGCTATGATAATAATGATAACACATTACATATCTCTTATGGAATCGATGAGAACTATCTTGATGGTGTCGGGGTATCTATTACCTCAGTATTAATTCATAACGATATTAATGTTGATTTTCATATCATCTGCGACAAATACACACAAAGTTTCGTTGATAAGATTGCAGCGCTGACGCAAGAACATAAGATAAAGATTTCATTGTATCTTATCAATGTCAAATGCCTTGAGATATTGCCAAAAACACAGGTCTGGTCAAGAGCCATGTACTTCCGGCTTTTCGCTTTTGATTACCTGTATCATAAACTGGATAAATTACTGTATCTTGATGCAGATGTCATCTGCAAAGGTCCTCTGGATGATCTTCTGAACCTTGATCTTAATGATAATGTCGCTGCTGTGGTAAAAGATGTTGACTCTATTCAGTCCAGGGTAAATGAAAGACTCCCTTCTTTTAACCTTCAGGGACGATATTTTAACTCTGGCGTTGTTTTGATAAACCTCCGTCAATGGGCTGAACATCGATTAACGGAAAGGGCGTTATCTCTGTTAACGGGGGAAGATGGGAATGCTATATTTTTTAAATATCCCGATCAGGATGTCCTGAACATATTACTGCGTGACAAAGTTTATTTTCTACCTCGTGAATATAATACCATTTATACTATTAAAAGCGAGTTAAGCGACAAAACGCATGAAAAATATTTAGATGTGATCCACGCTGAGACTAAGTTGATTCACTTTACGGGCGCGACAAAACCCTGGCATGCTTGGGCAAATTATCCTTCTGTAATTTATTATACTAATGCTTTTATTAAGTCTCCATGGAAAGATGTTCCAGCCAAAGACGCACGAACGATGGTTGAGTATAAAAAGAGATATAAGCACCTTTTGGTCCAGAAACATTATCTGCGTGGAATGATTGCAGGCGTTACGTACCTCTATCGTAAAATTTTAGCAAAATGA
- the waaO gene encoding lipopolysaccharide 3-alpha-galactosyltransferase yields MTEKYFEEKVIQQTLDYNYAGHSDVKNFNIAYGIDKNFLFGCGVSIASILIANPNTPFAFHVFTDSFSHEEQKRFEALAKQYATQIVVYLVDCEQLKSLPSTKNWSYATYFRFIIADHFADKTDKVLYLDADIACQGSVQELIDLHFAEHEIAAVVAEGESEWWTKRSVSLATPGLVSGYFNAGFLLINLPVWTAEDVSRKAIEMLRDPDMVQRITHLDQDVLNMLLVGKARFIGKKFNTQFSINYELKHDVVNPVDENTVFIHYIGPTKPWHQWGNYPIAQSFLNAKKLSPWHDVELLKPKNSHQLRYAAKHMFNQKQYFAGLIDYVLYFKTKIVK; encoded by the coding sequence ATGACTGAAAAGTATTTTGAAGAAAAAGTCATTCAACAGACTTTAGATTACAACTATGCAGGACATAGTGACGTTAAAAATTTTAATATTGCCTATGGCATCGATAAAAATTTTCTTTTTGGCTGCGGTGTATCGATTGCGTCAATATTGATTGCTAACCCCAATACACCGTTTGCTTTTCATGTATTTACTGACTCATTTAGCCATGAAGAACAAAAACGGTTCGAGGCGTTAGCAAAGCAATATGCCACCCAGATAGTGGTCTATTTAGTTGACTGTGAACAGTTGAAGTCGTTGCCGAGTACCAAAAACTGGTCTTATGCTACGTACTTCCGATTTATTATTGCTGACCACTTCGCGGATAAAACGGATAAAGTGTTGTATCTGGATGCTGATATTGCCTGTCAGGGAAGTGTACAAGAGTTGATTGACCTCCACTTTGCTGAGCATGAAATTGCGGCCGTCGTTGCTGAGGGAGAGTCTGAATGGTGGACAAAGCGTTCAGTCAGTCTGGCTACACCGGGACTCGTTTCTGGCTACTTTAATGCGGGGTTTTTGCTAATTAACCTCCCCGTCTGGACCGCAGAGGATGTTTCCCGTAAGGCTATTGAGATGCTACGCGATCCGGATATGGTACAGCGTATCACTCACCTGGATCAGGATGTGCTGAATATGTTGCTGGTCGGCAAGGCGCGTTTCATCGGCAAAAAGTTTAACACCCAGTTCAGCATCAATTACGAATTAAAGCATGACGTGGTCAATCCCGTGGATGAAAACACGGTGTTCATTCATTATATTGGGCCGACTAAGCCCTGGCATCAATGGGGTAACTATCCCATTGCGCAGAGCTTTTTGAATGCGAAAAAATTATCACCCTGGCATGATGTTGAATTACTGAAACCTAAAAACAGTCATCAGTTACGTTATGCGGCAAAGCATATGTTTAATCAGAAGCAATACTTCGCTGGCCTGATTGACTATGTACTTTACTTTAAAACCAAGATTGTTAAATAA
- the waaB gene encoding lipopolysaccharide 1,6-galactosyltransferase — translation MQVQTGLKIAFIGEAVSGFGGMETVIRDVINYFQTEHSDIQCEIFFFCRNDKMDKAWLNGINYSCSFSAIRLGFLRRAKHIHTFSRWLKKTEPDVVICIDVLSCLFANKARNKSGLDFTIFSWPHFSLDHKKHAECVSSADYHLAISSGIKQQMIARGIDQKNITVVYNPVSRKSKIIPQPEEGQPAVFLYVGRMKFEGQKRIKDLLDGLSQAEGEWRLHVIGDGSDFEKCQAYGRELGISHRLTWHGWQASPWDVVQNEIKNVTALLLTSSFEGFPMTLLEAMSYGIPCISSDCMSGPRDMIKPGINGDLYPSKDLKQFIHLLNQTISGQVKYDNNRIPATIDNFYNEVYFQNLRNTIFSKINK, via the coding sequence ATGCAGGTTCAAACTGGATTAAAAATTGCATTTATTGGTGAGGCTGTTTCTGGTTTTGGCGGAATGGAAACGGTTATCAGGGATGTTATCAATTACTTTCAGACCGAGCATTCTGATATCCAGTGTGAAATATTTTTCTTTTGTCGGAATGACAAAATGGATAAGGCATGGTTAAACGGTATTAACTACTCATGCTCGTTCTCTGCAATTCGTTTGGGATTTTTACGTCGAGCAAAACATATTCATACGTTTAGCCGCTGGTTAAAGAAAACAGAACCCGATGTGGTGATCTGTATTGATGTGCTGTCTTGCCTGTTTGCCAACAAAGCACGGAATAAATCGGGTCTGGATTTTACAATATTCTCCTGGCCGCATTTTTCATTGGATCATAAAAAACACGCCGAATGTGTTAGCTCGGCTGATTATCATCTGGCAATCAGCAGTGGTATAAAACAACAAATGATCGCGCGCGGTATTGATCAAAAAAATATTACCGTTGTTTATAATCCCGTATCCAGAAAATCAAAGATTATTCCGCAACCAGAAGAAGGTCAACCCGCAGTTTTTCTCTATGTTGGAAGGATGAAGTTTGAGGGACAAAAAAGAATTAAGGATCTGTTGGATGGCTTGTCCCAAGCAGAAGGTGAATGGCGGTTGCATGTCATAGGTGACGGGTCCGATTTTGAAAAATGTCAGGCCTATGGGCGAGAACTGGGTATCAGCCACCGCTTGACCTGGCATGGCTGGCAGGCCTCTCCCTGGGATGTTGTGCAAAACGAGATAAAGAATGTCACGGCATTGTTGCTGACATCATCGTTCGAAGGTTTTCCGATGACGCTGCTGGAAGCCATGTCGTATGGTATCCCGTGCATTAGTTCAGACTGTATGTCTGGCCCCCGAGATATGATTAAACCGGGTATTAATGGCGATTTGTATCCATCGAAGGATCTCAAGCAGTTTATCCACTTGCTCAACCAAACCATTTCAGGTCAAGTAAAGTATGATAATAATCGGATCCCTGCCACGATAGACAACTTCTATAATGAAGTCTATTTTCAAAATTTAAGAAATACAATTTTTTCCAAAATCAATAAGTGA
- a CDS encoding glycosyltransferase family 52: MTNLQLLIAKAIIEKEGLNNVELLFIGDAGNGKNLCYLNKIKPFCQHVSIEGNAKKTSILKTLKRTLYAKKIMMSYNKRYDIVFFANFHVPLIHHILSVISFNEIRTFDDGTNNINKESVMYLDSTVSFTAKHFRKLMGRKYHKEDVLNLDKIHYTLFPEKSNIIEKKETITLICYNSENSGTGVVKKILLGTVYSDAIDKKNEVVSLIHKVQSFIDTRKIDYYIPHPREMSHRFDNVENINSELIAEDIILLFLKQGLRLELYGFNTTTQINLSNISSIENYNLKSPLLKQCFNHHLGFDFNDVEL, encoded by the coding sequence ATGACTAATTTGCAGTTGCTTATTGCAAAAGCTATTATTGAAAAGGAGGGGCTGAATAATGTTGAACTATTATTTATTGGTGACGCCGGGAATGGAAAGAATCTTTGTTATTTAAATAAAATAAAACCATTTTGTCAGCATGTTAGTATCGAAGGTAATGCAAAAAAGACATCAATTCTCAAAACATTAAAAAGGACATTATATGCAAAGAAAATTATGATGTCATATAATAAAAGATATGACATCGTTTTTTTTGCGAATTTTCATGTGCCACTTATTCATCATATATTGTCGGTGATTTCTTTTAATGAAATAAGAACATTCGATGATGGGACGAATAATATAAATAAAGAAAGCGTGATGTATCTGGACTCTACAGTTTCATTCACGGCAAAGCATTTTCGAAAACTTATGGGAAGGAAGTATCATAAAGAGGATGTCCTTAATCTCGACAAAATACATTATACGTTATTCCCAGAAAAATCTAACATTATAGAAAAAAAAGAAACGATTACTTTAATTTGCTACAATAGTGAAAACTCTGGAACAGGAGTTGTTAAAAAAATATTGCTGGGTACTGTTTATTCAGATGCGATTGATAAGAAAAACGAAGTGGTCTCTTTAATACATAAAGTGCAGAGTTTTATTGATACCAGGAAAATAGATTACTACATTCCTCATCCGCGAGAAATGTCACATCGATTTGATAATGTGGAGAATATAAACTCTGAATTAATTGCAGAAGATATTATATTGTTATTTTTAAAGCAAGGTTTAAGACTTGAATTGTATGGATTTAACACTACGACGCAAATTAATCTCAGCAACATATCCTCCATCGAGAACTATAATTTAAAAAGTCCTTTATTGAAGCAATGCTTCAATCATCATCTGGGATTTGACTTTAACGATGTAGAATTATAA
- the rfaP gene encoding lipopolysaccharide core heptose(I) kinase RfaP codes for MVELKEPLATLWRGKDAFEEVKTLQGEVFRELETRRTLRFELAGKSYFLKWHRGTSLKEIVKNLLSLRMPVLGADREWNAIHRLQDLGVDTMYGVGFGEKGLNPLTKTSFIITEDLTPTISLEDYCADWATNPPDVNVKRMLIDRVATMVRKMHAGGINHRDCYICHFLLHLPFSENKEDLKISVIDLHRAQIRAKVPRRWRDKDLIGLYFSSLNIGLTQRDIWRFMRVYFSAPLREILRNEADLLIQAEAKAERIKERTLRKKL; via the coding sequence ATGGTTGAATTGAAAGAACCGTTAGCCACATTATGGCGCGGAAAAGATGCGTTTGAGGAAGTCAAAACGCTGCAGGGGGAAGTCTTCAGGGAACTGGAAACCCGTCGAACGCTGCGGTTTGAACTGGCAGGGAAAAGCTATTTCCTTAAATGGCATCGGGGCACTTCTCTCAAAGAAATCGTCAAAAATCTTCTTTCGTTGCGTATGCCTGTTTTAGGCGCCGACAGAGAGTGGAATGCCATCCATCGGCTCCAGGATTTGGGGGTCGATACCATGTATGGGGTGGGATTCGGTGAGAAGGGGCTCAACCCCCTCACCAAAACCTCGTTCATTATTACCGAAGATCTCACGCCAACCATCAGTCTGGAAGATTACTGTGCGGATTGGGCTACGAATCCGCCGGATGTAAATGTGAAGCGGATGCTCATTGACCGCGTGGCCACGATGGTGCGCAAGATGCACGCAGGCGGAATTAATCACCGTGATTGTTATATCTGCCACTTCCTGTTGCATCTGCCTTTTTCAGAGAATAAAGAAGACTTAAAGATTTCGGTCATTGATCTACACAGGGCGCAGATTCGTGCGAAAGTTCCTCGTCGCTGGCGTGACAAGGACCTGATTGGCCTCTATTTTTCGTCGCTGAATATCGGGTTGACGCAGCGGGATATCTGGCGGTTTATGCGGGTTTATTTTTCGGCGCCATTACGTGAGATATTGCGTAATGAAGCAGACCTGTTAATCCAGGCAGAAGCAAAAGCAGAGCGAATAAAAGAACGAACACTGAGGAAAAAATTATAA
- a CDS encoding glycosyltransferase family 4 protein, whose product MIVAFCLYKYFPFGGLQRDFMRIAQTVAARGHHVRIYTQSWDGECPDIFELIRVPVKSRTNHGRNAEYYAWVQAHLREHPVDRVVGFNKMPGLDVYFAADVCYAEKVAQEKGFFYRLTSRYRHYAAFERATFEQGKSTQLLMLTDTQIADFQKHYQTEAERFHILPPGIYPDRKYSAQIPNAREIVRQKNGITEQQNLLLQVGSDFTRKGVDRSIKALASLPAALRHNTLLYIVGQDKPRKFEALAEKCGVRSNVHFFSGRNDVAELMAAADLLLHPAYQEAAGIVLLEAITAGLPVLTSAVCGYAHYIAQANCGDVIEEPWRQDALNDILRKALTQPSLRAAWAENARHYADTQDLYSLPEKAADIITGGLDG is encoded by the coding sequence ATGATCGTGGCTTTTTGTTTGTATAAGTATTTTCCGTTCGGCGGATTACAACGTGACTTTATGCGCATTGCGCAGACCGTAGCCGCGCGCGGCCATCATGTCCGCATTTATACTCAATCCTGGGACGGTGAATGCCCGGATATTTTTGAGCTCATCCGCGTACCGGTTAAATCGCGGACCAACCATGGGCGCAATGCGGAATATTACGCCTGGGTGCAGGCGCATTTACGTGAACATCCTGTTGATCGGGTCGTGGGTTTTAACAAGATGCCCGGTCTGGATGTCTATTTTGCCGCAGATGTTTGTTACGCCGAAAAGGTTGCACAGGAAAAGGGCTTCTTCTATCGGCTGACTTCTCGTTATCGCCATTATGCGGCGTTTGAACGGGCAACATTTGAGCAGGGTAAGTCAACACAGCTATTAATGCTGACGGATACGCAGATTGCTGATTTTCAGAAGCATTATCAAACTGAAGCGGAACGTTTCCATATTCTCCCTCCGGGGATTTATCCGGACAGAAAATACAGCGCGCAAATTCCGAATGCTCGCGAAATAGTGCGCCAGAAGAACGGCATTACGGAACAGCAAAATTTATTGTTGCAGGTCGGTTCTGATTTTACCCGTAAAGGGGTGGATCGCTCAATTAAAGCGCTTGCTTCACTGCCGGCAGCGCTGCGGCATAATACGCTTCTGTATATTGTCGGCCAGGATAAGCCGCGAAAATTTGAAGCGCTGGCGGAGAAATGCGGTGTGCGAAGTAATGTGCATTTTTTCTCGGGACGTAATGATGTCGCGGAGTTGATGGCTGCCGCGGACTTGTTGCTGCACCCAGCGTATCAGGAAGCGGCAGGTATTGTTCTGCTGGAGGCAATTACCGCAGGTCTGCCGGTGTTGACCTCTGCGGTATGTGGTTATGCGCATTATATTGCGCAGGCTAACTGTGGTGATGTCATTGAAGAGCCCTGGCGACAGGACGCGTTGAACGACATTTTACGTAAAGCGCTGACTCAGCCGTCATTGCGCGCAGCGTGGGCAGAAAACGCGCGGCATTACGCGGATACACAAGATTTATACAGTCTGCCAGAAAAGGCGGCGGACATTATTACAGGTGGTCTGGATGGTTGA
- the rfaQ gene encoding lipopolysaccharide core heptosyltransferase RfaQ, whose protein sequence is MEKPFRKILVIKMRFHGDMLLTTPVISTLKQNYPDAKIDMLLYQDTMPILSENPEINALYGISNKGTGAAEKIKNTLSLIKTLRNNQYDLVINLTDQWIVALIVRFLCARVKISQDFANRQSAFWKQSFTHLVPYSGEHVVERTLSALKPLALEHVVTETTMSYRPEHWDNMRRQLHQLGVTRQYVVIQPTARQLFKCWDNDKFSRVIDALERRGYQVVLTSGPSADDLACVDEIAQGCETKPVTGLAGKTRFPELGALIDHAALFIGVDSAPGHIAAAVKTPVICLFGATDHVFWRPWTDNIIQFWAGDYQPMPKRSELDRDKKYMSVIPAEDVITATEKMLPQDAQIIEMDAPV, encoded by the coding sequence GTGGAAAAGCCTTTTCGAAAAATTCTGGTCATCAAGATGCGTTTCCACGGGGATATGCTATTAACCACTCCCGTTATCAGTACGCTAAAGCAGAACTATCCTGACGCCAAAATCGATATGCTTCTTTACCAGGATACGATGCCTATTTTGTCAGAAAACCCCGAGATTAATGCCCTCTATGGCATCAGTAATAAGGGAACAGGGGCGGCAGAAAAAATTAAAAATACGCTTTCGCTGATTAAGACTTTACGCAACAACCAATATGATTTGGTCATCAATCTGACCGATCAGTGGATTGTGGCGCTGATTGTTCGTTTTTTATGTGCAAGAGTAAAAATATCCCAGGATTTCGCCAACCGGCAGTCTGCATTCTGGAAACAGAGTTTTACCCATCTCGTTCCCTATTCCGGCGAACACGTTGTCGAACGCACACTGTCCGCGCTCAAACCGCTGGCTCTGGAGCATGTTGTTACTGAAACGACCATGAGCTATCGGCCTGAGCACTGGGACAACATGCGTCGACAGTTGCATCAACTTGGTGTGACTCGTCAGTATGTGGTGATTCAACCCACGGCAAGGCAATTGTTTAAGTGCTGGGATAATGACAAGTTTTCCCGCGTGATTGATGCTCTTGAGCGTCGCGGTTATCAGGTGGTGCTGACATCAGGTCCTTCTGCAGACGATTTAGCCTGTGTGGACGAGATTGCGCAGGGGTGCGAAACCAAACCAGTCACCGGACTGGCGGGCAAAACCCGATTCCCGGAATTAGGCGCACTGATTGATCATGCCGCTCTTTTCATTGGCGTCGATTCCGCGCCCGGGCATATCGCTGCGGCGGTTAAAACGCCGGTGATATGTTTGTTTGGTGCGACAGATCACGTCTTCTGGCGTCCCTGGACTGACAATATTATTCAGTTCTGGGCAGGAGACTATCAGCCGATGCCTAAACGATCTGAACTGGACCGGGACAAAAAATATATGTCCGTTATTCCCGCAGAGGATGTGATTACGGCAACGGAAAAAATGTTGCCGCAGGACGCGCAAATTATTGAAATGGATGCGCCGGTATGA